Proteins co-encoded in one Candidatus Omnitrophota bacterium genomic window:
- the gcvH gene encoding glycine cleavage system protein GcvH has protein sequence MNIPENLLYTKDHEWARVEGKTAYVGITDYAQGSLGDITFVDLPKVGKALKQADPAAVVESVKAASDVYSPFSGTVLSVNPELASHPELVNKSCYEKGFFFVIQLDNEQEKAKLMDNNAYQVYLEGLSK, from the coding sequence ATGAATATTCCAGAAAATCTTCTTTATACCAAAGATCATGAATGGGCGCGCGTAGAAGGTAAAACCGCTTATGTCGGTATTACTGATTATGCCCAGGGTTCATTGGGAGATATTACATTTGTAGATTTACCAAAAGTCGGGAAAGCATTAAAACAAGCTGATCCGGCGGCGGTTGTAGAGTCGGTTAAGGCGGCATCGGACGTTTATAGCCCATTTTCCGGCACAGTTTTATCTGTTAATCCAGAATTGGCCAGCCATCCTGAATTAGTTAACAAGTCTTGCTATGAAAAAGGTTTTTTCTTTGTGATCCAGCTTGATAATGAGCAAGAAAAAGCCAAGCTTATGGATAATAACGCTTATCAAGTTTATCTAGAGGGTCTTTCAAAATGA
- a CDS encoding energy-coupling factor ABC transporter ATP-binding protein, with amino-acid sequence MSHHIVEAADLHYSYPDGTCVLKGVSFRITHGESVAVVGENGAGKSTLLLHLNGYLTPTKGSVRIGDYPITKDNLKDVRKAVGMIFQNPDDQLFMPTVFDDVAFGPLNLGLTKEEAERKVEESLGQVGAEHLSKRPPYKLSQGEKRAVSIAVVLAMSPDILVMDEPSSSLDPRSRRLLIELLKGFKHTKIIATHDLDMARDLCNRIIVLHKGQVLADGSAQNILSDKNLLSQSNLL; translated from the coding sequence ATGAGCCATCATATTGTAGAAGCGGCTGATTTGCATTATTCTTATCCCGACGGTACTTGTGTTTTAAAGGGGGTATCTTTTCGCATTACCCATGGAGAGTCTGTGGCAGTTGTGGGAGAAAACGGCGCAGGTAAATCCACGCTTCTCTTGCATTTAAACGGCTATTTAACCCCTACAAAAGGTTCCGTAAGAATAGGGGATTATCCGATTACCAAAGATAACTTGAAAGATGTGCGTAAGGCCGTAGGCATGATATTCCAGAATCCCGATGATCAGCTTTTTATGCCCACAGTTTTTGATGATGTGGCTTTTGGCCCGTTAAATTTAGGTTTAACTAAAGAGGAAGCAGAAAGAAAAGTAGAGGAGTCTCTTGGTCAAGTAGGGGCAGAGCATCTTTCTAAAAGGCCGCCCTATAAACTTTCTCAAGGCGAAAAACGCGCTGTTTCAATAGCTGTCGTGTTGGCGATGTCTCCGGATATCTTGGTTATGGATGAGCCAAGTTCCAGCCTTGACCCGCGTTCGCGCAGGCTCTTGATAGAATTACTCAAGGGTTTTAAGCATACTAAGATTATCGCTACCCATGATCTGGATATGGCGCGTGATTTGTGTAATCGCATTATTGTCCTTCACAAAGGGCAAGTCCTTGCTGACGGATCGGCCCAAAACATCCTAAGTGATAAGAATTTGCTTTCCCAAAGTAATCTTTTGTAG
- the gcvT gene encoding glycine cleavage system aminomethyltransferase GcvT — MENQKTPLYSYHVALGAKMAPFGGWLMPIQYEGILAEHAHTRNQVSVFDICHMGEFILEADAFSSGFDRVVTQNITGMPPGTCRYGHMLNDKAGIIDDLIVYRLKEKSWMIVVNAATIRSDEDNLKNNLTGEFTFNNVSNITGKLDLQGPRSLEAIRGIFGSKVEMLSYYTFGEFDFSSQRCIISRTGYTGELGYEIYVPSEHVASLWARLLEDSRVKPAGLGCRDTLRLEMGYPLYGHDINLEYSPVSAGLDKFVDYSKDFIGKQALLKEKESGPKERLIYFKSDSRRSARHGFGIYSQSKRVGTVTSGSFSPSLGVSIGMGYIRGNHKIGDQLLIKEDNIEIPVVIVEKPFYSGARPN; from the coding sequence ATGGAAAACCAAAAAACACCTCTTTATTCATATCATGTTGCTTTAGGCGCTAAAATGGCCCCTTTTGGCGGATGGCTGATGCCTATCCAGTATGAAGGGATATTAGCAGAGCATGCCCATACCAGAAATCAAGTATCGGTGTTTGATATTTGTCATATGGGTGAGTTTATTTTAGAAGCCGATGCGTTTTCAAGCGGATTTGATCGGGTTGTAACCCAAAATATAACCGGTATGCCGCCTGGTACTTGCCGTTACGGGCACATGCTTAATGATAAAGCAGGGATCATTGATGACCTTATTGTTTATCGCCTAAAAGAGAAATCCTGGATGATCGTGGTTAATGCTGCGACCATCCGTTCGGATGAAGATAATCTTAAGAATAATTTAACCGGAGAATTTACATTCAATAATGTATCTAACATAACCGGCAAGCTTGATTTGCAGGGGCCAAGATCTCTTGAGGCGATAAGGGGTATTTTTGGCTCTAAGGTAGAAATGCTTAGTTACTATACTTTTGGTGAATTTGATTTTAGTTCTCAAAGGTGTATAATAAGCCGTACCGGCTATACTGGTGAATTAGGCTATGAAATATATGTTCCTTCTGAACATGTGGCTAGTTTATGGGCAAGGCTCTTAGAAGACAGCCGTGTTAAACCTGCGGGGTTAGGCTGTCGCGATACCCTGCGTCTTGAAATGGGGTATCCGCTTTACGGACATGATATTAATTTAGAGTATTCACCTGTTTCAGCAGGCCTTGATAAATTCGTAGATTATTCCAAGGATTTTATCGGTAAACAAGCCCTATTAAAAGAAAAAGAATCCGGCCCTAAAGAAAGATTGATTTATTTCAAGTCTGATTCGCGTCGCAGCGCGCGTCACGGATTTGGAATATATTCTCAAAGTAAAAGAGTCGGTACGGTAACAAGCGGGTCTTTTTCTCCAAGCTTAGGTGTAAGTATCGGCATGGGATATATAAGGGGCAATCATAAAATAGGCGATCAATTATTAATAAAAGAGGATAATATAGAAATTCCGGTAGTAATAGTTGAAAAACCTTTTTATTCTGGAGCCCGTCCAAATTAA
- the cbiQ gene encoding cobalt ECF transporter T component CbiQ, which yields MNNIGKSSLDINYLDELSCGNSFLHRLDPRAKLIATLAFIITVISFDKYALWQLMPFFIYPVFLISLGGLPAGYLLNRVLLLLPFAVFIGIFNPIVDTKVFMQLGPIGVSAGWVSFLSIIMRFILTASAAFILISLTGFNAICNALAKLGLPRVFVQQLLFLYRYIFVLIDQVSGMIRAASFRSFKRDLMSLEISGPFLGNLLLRTFQRAERIYLAMCCRGFDGNMHVMRSMKFGIDGFIFLFLWLALFIFLRSFDLSLYLGNFIIKG from the coding sequence GTGAATAATATCGGTAAAAGCTCGTTAGATATAAATTATCTTGATGAATTATCTTGCGGTAACAGCTTTTTGCATCGTCTTGACCCTAGAGCGAAGTTGATCGCTACCTTGGCCTTTATTATCACAGTAATTTCTTTTGATAAATACGCGCTTTGGCAGTTAATGCCGTTTTTTATTTACCCTGTGTTCTTAATTTCTCTGGGAGGGTTGCCTGCCGGGTATTTACTCAATAGGGTATTATTGCTTTTGCCTTTCGCTGTATTTATAGGGATATTTAACCCGATTGTAGATACAAAAGTTTTTATGCAGCTGGGTCCGATAGGTGTCAGCGCGGGATGGGTTTCTTTTCTCTCCATAATCATGCGCTTTATTCTGACGGCAAGCGCCGCGTTTATTCTGATTTCTTTAACTGGTTTTAATGCTATTTGTAATGCTTTGGCAAAATTAGGCTTGCCCAGGGTTTTTGTGCAACAGTTGTTGTTTCTTTACCGCTATATATTTGTTTTGATTGATCAGGTATCCGGGATGATAAGGGCGGCATCTTTCAGGTCCTTTAAGCGCGATCTTATGTCACTAGAGATATCCGGGCCGTTCTTGGGGAATCTATTGCTGCGCACATTTCAGAGGGCGGAACGCATATACCTGGCCATGTGCTGCCGGGGTTTTGACGGCAATATGCATGTTATGCGTAGTATGAAATTTGGCATTGATGGATTTATTTTTCTATTCTTGTGGCTTGCGCTATTTATTTTCTTAAGATCTTTTGATTTATCTTTATATCTGGGCAATTTTATCATAAAAGGTTAG
- the gcvPA gene encoding aminomethyl-transferring glycine dehydrogenase subunit GcvPA, translated as MSYVPHTKEDIQEMLKVIGVSSIDELFGDIPPALRPKSFNIPPGKSEFEVTKHLHRLATKNATNLINFVGAGFYDHFIPAAVDAIVNRPEFYTAYTPYQPECSQGWLQAIYEYQTIICELTGLDVSNASLYDGGTALYEALMMAIRLTGRNKIIMDSGVNLIYRTMLYTYTSNLSIEFVEIPIEHGKSSRSDFSKHLDDKTAAVIIQNPNFFGVVDDYSDVVEQVHKFGALAIASVYPVSLGMLKSPGEMGFDIATGEGQSLGIPLSFGGPYLGFMSAKKGLVRQMPGRIVGQTVDSQGKRAFVLTLQTREQHIRREKATSNICSNEALCALRAVVFAALLGRDGLKELAQLNYQKSEYAKNVLSRVSSVQVKKSSSTFNEFTVLLPRDADDVVHRMIEKGFACGFPLGRFYKGMDNYLLVAVTEKRTKEQINSFVDALEAVL; from the coding sequence ATGAGTTATGTGCCACACACCAAAGAAGATATTCAGGAAATGCTTAAGGTTATTGGAGTTTCAAGCATTGATGAGCTTTTTGGTGATATTCCGCCTGCCTTAAGGCCCAAATCTTTTAATATCCCGCCAGGTAAATCAGAGTTTGAAGTAACCAAACACCTGCACAGGCTTGCTACTAAAAACGCGACCAATTTAATTAATTTTGTGGGTGCTGGATTCTATGATCATTTTATCCCAGCGGCAGTTGATGCCATTGTTAACCGCCCGGAATTTTATACGGCTTACACTCCTTATCAACCAGAGTGTTCACAAGGGTGGCTGCAGGCAATATACGAATATCAGACGATTATCTGCGAATTAACAGGGCTTGATGTTTCCAATGCTTCTTTATACGACGGAGGAACCGCGCTTTATGAAGCCTTGATGATGGCGATTCGCCTGACCGGGCGCAATAAAATTATTATGGATAGCGGGGTTAATTTAATTTACCGCACCATGCTTTATACCTATACTTCTAATCTTTCTATTGAATTTGTAGAGATCCCCATTGAGCATGGAAAAAGCTCGCGGTCAGATTTTTCAAAGCACCTGGATGACAAAACTGCGGCGGTAATTATACAAAATCCAAATTTCTTTGGGGTAGTGGATGATTACAGCGATGTAGTAGAACAGGTGCATAAGTTTGGCGCTTTGGCAATTGCCTCGGTATATCCGGTATCTTTAGGGATGCTGAAATCTCCCGGTGAGATGGGATTTGATATTGCAACCGGCGAAGGCCAGAGTTTAGGGATTCCCTTATCTTTTGGGGGCCCTTATTTAGGATTTATGTCAGCAAAAAAAGGGCTTGTGCGCCAGATGCCCGGAAGAATTGTGGGGCAAACTGTTGATAGCCAAGGTAAACGCGCTTTTGTTTTGACCCTTCAGACCCGCGAACAGCATATCCGTCGGGAAAAAGCTACTTCCAATATCTGCTCTAACGAGGCCTTATGCGCTTTGCGCGCGGTGGTATTTGCTGCGCTTTTGGGTAGAGATGGCCTAAAAGAATTAGCCCAGCTTAATTATCAGAAATCTGAATACGCTAAAAATGTTTTATCCAGAGTTTCTTCGGTTCAGGTAAAGAAAAGTTCATCTACTTTTAATGAGTTTACAGTTTTGTTGCCGCGTGACGCGGATGATGTGGTGCACCGGATGATAGAAAAAGGATTTGCCTGTGGTTTTCCTTTGGGCAGGTTTTATAAGGGTATGGATAATTATTTGCTGGTAGCGGTAACTGAAAAAAGAACCAAAGAGCAGATAAATTCCTTTGTGGATGCTCTGGAGGCTGTATTATGA
- a CDS encoding energy-coupling factor ABC transporter permease — translation MHMADALLSPVVGGVMWAASASLIAYSAKKVKNESDQRKVPLMGVLGAFIFAAQMINFSIPATGSSGHLGGGMILSILLGPYAAFLVMASILTVQAFLFADGGLLALGCNIFNLGFFTSFIAYPMIYKKIVGDNLTRGKIIVGSILSAIIGLQLGAFGVVLETVFSGISELPFKSFVLLMQPIHLAIGIVEGLVTASVVAFVWKARPEIINATVNNRPIGKVDMRKVLLGLLAVSLVTAAILSWFASSNPDGLEWAMFKASGKEELEVSEGIGSSLASIQEKIAVLPDYGFKNHQGSSSYPAVSLGTSVSGLVGGTLVLSVAVIAGLVLRRRKVTSE, via the coding sequence ATGCATATGGCAGATGCGTTGTTATCTCCGGTAGTAGGTGGCGTGATGTGGGCGGCAAGCGCAAGTCTTATCGCTTACAGCGCAAAGAAGGTCAAAAACGAGTCAGATCAGCGTAAAGTCCCTTTAATGGGGGTGTTGGGCGCGTTTATTTTTGCCGCTCAGATGATCAATTTTAGCATTCCTGCTACTGGTTCTAGCGGGCATTTGGGTGGAGGCATGATCCTAAGTATTCTTTTAGGGCCATACGCTGCATTTTTAGTTATGGCTTCTATATTAACGGTTCAGGCGTTTTTATTTGCCGACGGTGGGCTTCTTGCCTTAGGGTGCAATATCTTTAATCTGGGGTTTTTCACAAGCTTCATTGCTTATCCTATGATTTACAAGAAAATAGTTGGTGATAATCTCACGCGCGGCAAAATTATCGTTGGTTCTATTTTGTCGGCGATTATTGGTTTACAGCTGGGGGCGTTCGGTGTAGTTCTGGAGACAGTATTTTCCGGGATATCAGAATTGCCTTTTAAAAGTTTTGTGCTTTTGATGCAGCCGATACATTTGGCGATTGGAATAGTAGAGGGTTTGGTTACCGCTTCGGTAGTTGCTTTTGTCTGGAAGGCGCGTCCGGAAATCATTAACGCCACGGTGAATAATCGCCCTATTGGAAAAGTGGATATGCGAAAAGTGCTTTTAGGTTTATTGGCGGTTAGTTTGGTAACCGCCGCTATACTAAGTTGGTTTGCTTCCAGCAATCCCGACGGTTTGGAGTGGGCAATGTTTAAGGCTTCCGGTAAGGAAGAATTAGAGGTAAGCGAGGGCATCGGCTCATCTTTAGCCAGTATTCAGGAAAAAATCGCGGTCTTGCCGGATTATGGTTTTAAGAATCACCAAGGATCTTCCTCATACCCCGCGGTAAGCTTAGGCACATCTGTTTCAGGGTTGGTGGGAGGAACGTTAGTTTTGTCTGTCGCGGTAATTGCGGGGCTGGTTTTACGTAGGCGCAAGGTTACAAGTGAATAA